One Natronomonas moolapensis 8.8.11 genomic region harbors:
- a CDS encoding IS6-like element ISNamo8 family transposase, producing the protein MPENARLNDNLDEIDLEFVEREATPRFLMKLSIQLHLAGLSLSNTVSILELFGVNRARSTVHNWVQKADLQPESGQNPDHVAVDETVIRLNDEQYWLYAAVDPETNELLYTALEPTTNSVIAHAFFAELREKHDVEHAVFLIDGSHSLKDACRRHSLDFKYEKHGNRNSVERVFREIKRRTTSFSNCFSNAEADTADNWLRSFAFAWNQLI; encoded by the coding sequence ATGCCAGAAAACGCCCGCCTCAACGACAATTTGGACGAGATCGACTTAGAGTTTGTTGAACGAGAAGCGACACCACGATTTCTGATGAAGCTTAGTATTCAGCTCCATCTCGCTGGATTATCACTTTCGAATACTGTTTCTATTCTTGAATTATTTGGTGTCAATCGTGCTCGGTCAACTGTGCATAATTGGGTTCAGAAAGCAGATCTACAGCCTGAGTCTGGTCAAAATCCGGATCACGTCGCCGTTGACGAGACGGTGATCCGGCTCAATGATGAACAATATTGGCTGTACGCGGCTGTCGATCCTGAAACAAACGAATTGCTATACACAGCGCTTGAGCCAACCACAAACAGCGTAATTGCTCACGCGTTCTTTGCCGAACTCCGCGAGAAACACGACGTAGAACACGCCGTGTTTCTCATCGATGGCTCGCACTCATTGAAAGACGCTTGCCGCCGTCACAGTCTCGATTTCAAATATGAAAAACATGGAAATCGGAATAGCGTCGAACGTGTCTTTCGAGAGATAAAACGTAGAACTACCAGTTTCTCAAACTGTTTCAGCAACGCCGAAGCAGATACCGCCGACAATTGGCTTCGATCATTCGCCTTCGCATGGAATCAGCTTATCTGA
- a CDS encoding orc1/cdc6 family replication initiation protein, translating to MGLFEPDTDIFRNRDALREDYQPEEIVGRDEELQQYIAALQPVINGDQPSNIFLYGKAGVGKTACTRYLLDQLKSDAAEYDIDVTTIRTNCEDLSTSYQVAIQLINELRAPTDQLKPTGYPRRQVNEWLWEELDSIGGTIVIVFDEVDHIEDDSILYQIPRARANGNLSECKVGIIGISNDFKYRERLSSKVQSSLCEKELQFPAYDANELRDILRQRAEIAFYDGVVPQEVIAKCAAFGAKDAGDARQSLDLLMEAGDIAVEENAAKLTEAHVDAARTALERSRIADGVAGLTQHGHLVLYALVMIHEEGDTPVRARTIQERYEVVCDRAATDALVPRRMRDHLNELAMLGIASRVERNKGEVGGRYYEYALDTNPELLLEALDETVDIVGVTHEVQRRLGRSH from the coding sequence ATGGGGTTGTTCGAACCAGACACGGACATCTTTCGTAACCGCGATGCGCTCCGGGAGGATTACCAGCCGGAAGAGATCGTGGGACGGGACGAAGAACTACAGCAGTATATCGCCGCATTGCAACCGGTCATTAACGGCGATCAGCCGTCTAACATCTTTCTCTATGGAAAGGCTGGTGTCGGCAAAACGGCGTGTACACGCTACCTTCTCGATCAACTCAAATCGGATGCGGCCGAGTACGACATCGACGTCACGACGATTCGGACGAACTGTGAAGATCTAAGCACGAGCTATCAAGTCGCGATCCAACTCATCAACGAGTTACGCGCCCCCACGGACCAACTGAAGCCGACCGGATATCCACGACGACAAGTAAACGAGTGGCTCTGGGAGGAGCTTGATTCGATCGGTGGGACGATCGTCATCGTCTTCGACGAGGTCGACCACATCGAGGACGACTCGATCCTCTATCAGATCCCCCGTGCGCGAGCAAACGGCAACCTCAGCGAGTGCAAGGTCGGTATCATCGGCATCTCGAATGACTTCAAGTACCGCGAACGGCTCAGCTCAAAGGTCCAATCGAGCCTGTGTGAGAAGGAACTCCAGTTCCCGGCCTACGACGCAAACGAACTTCGAGACATCCTTCGTCAGCGTGCTGAGATCGCTTTCTATGACGGAGTCGTCCCACAGGAGGTGATCGCAAAGTGTGCCGCCTTCGGTGCGAAAGACGCTGGCGACGCCCGCCAGAGTCTCGACCTCCTGATGGAAGCCGGAGACATCGCAGTCGAGGAGAACGCGGCGAAACTCACTGAAGCCCATGTCGATGCCGCCCGAACCGCGCTTGAACGCAGTCGCATCGCCGACGGCGTTGCCGGGCTTACCCAACACGGCCACTTAGTGCTGTACGCGCTCGTGATGATTCACGAGGAAGGGGACACGCCGGTCCGTGCTCGGACGATCCAGGAGCGATACGAGGTCGTCTGCGATCGGGCAGCGACGGACGCGCTCGTCCCACGGCGAATGCGGGACCACCTGAACGAACTCGCCATGTTGGGAATCGCCAGCCGGGTCGAGCGGAACAAAGGCGAAGTCGGAGGCCGGTACTACGAGTACGCCCTCGATACGAATCCCGAACTCCTCCTCGAGGCACTCGATGAAACGGTGGACATCGTAGGCGTTACCCATGAAGTCCAACGGCGTCTCGGCCGGAGCCACTGA
- a CDS encoding HNH endonuclease, translating to MDAAFEVNQRYRDTGSWRNDDDQFLRWLRGALSAGIKNTGGIRDLSFEDSDEPAALVLVSNDDGVSQHEDPWQDSLSVSSGHIEYWGDAKADLAYDESIQNEKIKTAFERAARGDRSAVPPVLIFRKPEPGVVQFCGLCVPVSFEVATYYDDSGARIPNYRFNFAVLNTPRVPVSWLHERAERHSDASAPSEWTEWTSSGVISRWPLGDRIEDTSGHRRRIERAEAVVSGQFRDDMLARFEHQCVVTGIDETAVLDLAHVLARSDRPDLVGDEANVLVMNSLHHRAFDADLFTLSDSQRLVVNPEFDPGHPFLRQTILGRAGEEITLPGETSVDETYLTERNSSLAWA from the coding sequence ATGGACGCAGCGTTCGAGGTGAACCAACGCTACCGGGATACGGGGTCGTGGCGAAACGACGACGACCAGTTTCTTCGCTGGCTTCGGGGGGCGCTCTCGGCCGGCATCAAAAACACGGGCGGTATCAGGGACCTCTCGTTCGAGGACTCTGACGAGCCTGCCGCGCTGGTCCTCGTCTCCAACGACGACGGTGTCTCCCAACACGAAGATCCCTGGCAGGACTCACTGAGTGTCTCTTCGGGACACATCGAGTACTGGGGCGACGCGAAGGCCGACCTCGCGTACGATGAGTCCATTCAGAACGAAAAGATCAAGACCGCGTTCGAACGTGCCGCCCGCGGGGACCGCTCGGCCGTGCCCCCGGTTTTGATCTTCCGGAAGCCGGAACCCGGTGTCGTCCAGTTCTGTGGCCTGTGCGTCCCAGTGAGCTTCGAAGTGGCGACCTATTACGACGATTCGGGAGCCCGGATACCGAACTACCGGTTCAATTTCGCCGTTCTGAACACCCCTCGAGTGCCGGTTTCGTGGCTCCACGAACGGGCCGAACGGCACAGCGATGCGTCCGCACCAAGCGAGTGGACCGAGTGGACGTCAAGCGGCGTCATCTCTCGGTGGCCTCTCGGGGATCGAATCGAGGATACGAGCGGGCATCGCCGTCGGATCGAGCGCGCCGAAGCCGTCGTCAGCGGCCAGTTCCGCGACGACATGCTGGCTCGGTTCGAACACCAGTGTGTCGTCACCGGGATCGACGAGACGGCCGTGTTGGATCTTGCACACGTGCTCGCACGGAGCGACCGTCCGGATCTCGTCGGGGACGAGGCGAACGTCCTCGTGATGAACTCGCTCCATCACCGCGCCTTCGATGCGGATCTGTTCACGCTTTCGGACAGCCAGCGACTCGTGGTGAACCCCGAATTCGATCCGGGGCATCCGTTCTTGCGTCAAACGATACTCGGTCGAGCCGGCGAAGAGATTACGCTTCCCGGGGAGACGAGCGTCGACGAGACGTATCTCACAGAGCGGAACAGCTCGCTGGCGTGGGCGTAA
- a CDS encoding nucleotide pyrophosphohydrolase, which produces MSIKEMHAAVREFCAKRGWDEYHAPKELAIGMTNESSELLQEFRFKDRDEQQELLADPEAREDIEDELADVLFFVLRFADMYDVELDDALASKLEKNRARFPANEYQEPSENQDK; this is translated from the coding sequence ATGTCGATAAAAGAGATGCACGCCGCAGTACGGGAGTTCTGTGCGAAACGCGGGTGGGACGAGTATCACGCGCCGAAGGAGCTTGCGATCGGGATGACTAACGAATCGAGCGAGTTGCTCCAGGAGTTTCGCTTCAAAGATCGAGACGAACAACAGGAGTTGCTGGCAGATCCCGAGGCCAGAGAAGATATCGAAGACGAGTTGGCCGACGTTCTGTTCTTCGTGCTTCGGTTTGCCGATATGTATGACGTTGAGCTAGACGACGCGTTGGCGAGCAAACTCGAAAAAAACAGAGCCCGGTTCCCGGCAAACGAATATCAGGAACCCAGCGAAAACCAAGACAAGTAA
- a CDS encoding DUF2075 domain-containing protein, translated as MLVYENTKAGFLDGALEAQLVPKIKQGYQSQGVGMGSPGEVRSWKNSLQYMHSVLSGSSVPSDAGVAIELKIPLTSKRIDFLVSGYDAADSANVVIIELKQWEGDSTERVETQDGIVKTALGGGIRETPHPSYQAASYAQLLSDFNITIREKPIELHILAYLHNFEAQHRETLDNDLYRPYIEQAPIYIRGDAKKLRAFLESQIDVGDDRENLYAMNEGKIRPAKSLQNSLLEMPEERDEFTLIDSQKVVFERAVELTRRCRRDGQKRTLIVDGGPGTGKTVVAINILAELIQNDMVAQYVSKNRAPREVYKEKLRGDKLVKEIEHLFTGAGSFVETESNTLPALIADEAHRLNEESTFFGRGENQIMEIINAAKFNVFFIDESQRVHIDDIGSKDEIEKHATELGAEIEESTLESQFHCNGSKGYIAWVDDVLQIRHTANADGFDLDFDLRVFDSPEALHAAIEAKNEQTRLSRVVAGYCWEWEKDGRADPDATDIEIGDYERSWNLDDSDPWAIAEGSIDEVGCIHTCQGLEFDYVGVIIGDDLKYRDGEIIVDHEARASTDRSLFGIKKMFDEEPEKAAEIAEELIKNTYRTLMTHGMNGCYLYCCDDELQEYLGTRIETISTTH; from the coding sequence ATGCTCGTCTACGAAAACACGAAAGCCGGCTTTCTCGACGGCGCGTTGGAAGCCCAACTCGTCCCGAAAATCAAGCAGGGGTATCAATCACAGGGGGTCGGGATGGGCAGTCCCGGAGAAGTCCGATCGTGGAAGAACTCCCTGCAGTACATGCACAGCGTCCTGAGTGGCAGTTCCGTCCCGAGCGATGCCGGTGTCGCGATCGAACTCAAAATCCCGCTGACATCCAAGCGAATCGATTTTCTGGTCTCCGGCTACGACGCGGCGGACAGCGCGAACGTGGTTATCATCGAGCTCAAACAGTGGGAGGGAGACAGCACGGAACGCGTTGAGACCCAAGACGGCATCGTCAAAACCGCCCTCGGCGGCGGGATTCGCGAAACCCCTCATCCGAGCTATCAGGCCGCGTCGTACGCCCAACTGCTCTCGGATTTCAACATCACGATCCGCGAGAAACCGATCGAGCTTCATATCTTGGCGTATCTACATAATTTCGAGGCACAACACCGCGAGACGCTCGATAACGACCTCTACCGGCCCTACATCGAGCAGGCACCGATTTATATTCGTGGCGATGCGAAGAAACTGCGTGCCTTCCTCGAGTCTCAGATCGACGTCGGCGACGACCGCGAGAACCTCTATGCGATGAACGAGGGGAAGATCAGGCCAGCAAAATCCCTGCAGAACTCGCTGTTGGAGATGCCAGAGGAACGAGACGAGTTCACGCTGATCGACTCCCAGAAGGTCGTCTTCGAGAGGGCCGTCGAATTGACGAGACGCTGCCGACGAGACGGTCAGAAACGGACGCTGATCGTCGACGGCGGCCCCGGGACCGGAAAGACCGTGGTGGCGATCAACATCCTCGCGGAGTTGATTCAAAACGACATGGTCGCTCAGTACGTCTCGAAGAACCGAGCGCCACGCGAGGTTTACAAGGAGAAACTGCGTGGTGACAAACTGGTCAAAGAGATCGAACACCTCTTTACGGGCGCTGGCAGCTTCGTCGAGACGGAGTCGAACACGCTGCCCGCGTTGATCGCCGATGAGGCCCATCGACTGAACGAGGAATCGACGTTCTTCGGTCGCGGTGAAAACCAGATCATGGAGATCATCAACGCCGCCAAGTTCAATGTGTTCTTCATCGACGAGAGCCAGCGCGTCCACATCGACGACATCGGCTCGAAAGACGAGATCGAAAAACACGCTACCGAGTTAGGCGCCGAAATCGAGGAGTCGACGCTCGAATCACAGTTCCACTGTAACGGCTCGAAAGGCTACATCGCCTGGGTTGACGACGTACTACAGATCCGCCACACGGCGAACGCAGACGGGTTCGATCTCGACTTCGACTTGCGCGTGTTCGACTCCCCTGAAGCGCTGCATGCGGCGATCGAAGCAAAGAACGAACAGACCCGGCTCTCCCGGGTCGTAGCGGGGTACTGTTGGGAGTGGGAGAAAGACGGCCGTGCCGACCCGGACGCAACCGACATCGAGATCGGCGATTACGAGCGGAGTTGGAACCTCGACGATAGCGATCCGTGGGCGATCGCGGAGGGCTCGATCGACGAGGTCGGATGCATCCACACCTGCCAGGGCCTCGAATTCGACTACGTCGGCGTGATCATCGGTGACGATCTGAAATACCGCGACGGCGAGATCATCGTCGATCACGAAGCACGGGCGAGTACGGACCGGTCGCTGTTCGGCATCAAGAAGATGTTTGACGAGGAGCCCGAGAAAGCAGCCGAGATAGCCGAAGAACTCATCAAAAACACCTACCGGACGCTCATGACCCACGGCATGAACGGTTGTTATCTGTACTGCTGTGACGACGAACTCCAAGAGTACCTCGGAACACGCATCGAAACCATCTCCACCACCCACTGA
- a CDS encoding phospholipase D-like domain-containing protein has protein sequence MDELTANISFDRFADMPEFYGSGAAEYRLAMVKERADFLDLFAGARHVDAVTYAETPDLMVKMLTEYDIGSLDVLIGNADDYADQVNDVSTARSLVRLRQNDRLTVRLKNRKTVHSKIYRIVMPDDTVKLVQGSANLSRNSWEYHTNQISVITTDVGTELDEEFERFIDEYREGYSDQTLLEGLVEALEEADSPEERENRIEYWVGAGDLDVSDTAALNQDAVEDLKDVADQVTAVVDDPQKADETVAFVEAPENADRNVVEPDELTDEDGSTDAADEESPDVGLVESDHETGLTDGLDRPRIRAPDEKIRMGTSKVDKDTADEFGAGLRDRGATVEDHSITAPLSAYNNQVKESTAIPTMSVLPEAEQIVIGEDDEMILVATDEPTPELLDHCLETIEDYIETVDDHGHTQSETAVMAQMYEAFLYGFWAPFANQYAEALSSPSRTLDNVLQHLYIEGKSDAGKDKLTEYILRLVSDNTVISGVDADDVGVKEVRGVREWDTCFPYAIIDAEKEKIQRWSPIRNYWGDWTPTSVDQPCLIFTTNDALPKSEFRNRMKILSMDVSFPSNPEDPGFREAQQDLSEVLERQNPIFSYVARRMLTEQPWTDGNGTIEDVRRIVREFYDEAGREQPEYFPADEPAEKTYDTGRLKWQRDIQGGRVTFESEPNAITADFDREEYEVYDYEKRLPKRFMSEKSSTSVYIGAPEEFAEWIGYSVNELLNGAAETGTDIEQSDHTEDASDTDDSGGFFSRLFGD, from the coding sequence ATGGACGAACTGACGGCGAATATCTCGTTCGACAGGTTCGCGGATATGCCGGAGTTCTACGGGTCGGGGGCTGCGGAATACCGCCTGGCGATGGTGAAAGAGCGGGCCGACTTCCTCGATCTGTTCGCAGGCGCTCGTCACGTAGACGCCGTGACGTACGCGGAGACGCCCGACCTGATGGTGAAAATGTTGACCGAGTACGACATCGGCTCACTCGACGTACTCATCGGGAACGCCGACGACTACGCCGACCAGGTGAACGACGTCTCGACGGCGAGGTCGCTCGTCCGACTGCGACAGAACGACCGACTCACGGTTCGACTGAAGAACCGGAAGACAGTCCACTCGAAGATCTATCGAATCGTTATGCCGGACGACACGGTGAAACTCGTCCAAGGGTCGGCCAACCTCTCGCGGAACTCTTGGGAGTACCACACGAACCAGATCTCCGTCATTACGACCGACGTCGGGACCGAACTGGACGAAGAGTTCGAGCGATTCATCGACGAGTACCGCGAAGGATACAGCGATCAGACGCTTCTCGAAGGGCTCGTCGAGGCGCTGGAAGAGGCCGACTCACCGGAAGAGCGGGAGAACCGCATCGAGTACTGGGTCGGTGCTGGCGATCTCGACGTGAGCGACACTGCTGCTCTGAACCAAGACGCCGTCGAGGATCTGAAAGACGTCGCCGATCAGGTCACTGCGGTCGTTGACGACCCACAAAAGGCCGACGAGACGGTCGCATTCGTCGAAGCCCCCGAGAACGCTGACCGCAACGTCGTCGAGCCGGACGAGCTAACGGACGAAGACGGGTCGACTGACGCTGCGGACGAGGAGTCACCGGACGTCGGGCTCGTCGAATCGGATCACGAAACGGGGCTGACGGACGGGCTCGACCGACCGCGTATCCGCGCGCCCGACGAGAAGATCCGAATGGGAACCAGCAAGGTGGACAAAGACACCGCCGACGAGTTCGGGGCCGGGCTTCGTGACCGCGGTGCGACCGTCGAGGACCACAGCATCACCGCACCGCTGAGCGCGTACAACAACCAAGTCAAGGAATCGACAGCCATCCCGACGATGTCGGTCCTGCCGGAGGCCGAGCAAATCGTGATCGGCGAGGACGACGAGATGATTCTCGTCGCCACCGACGAGCCGACCCCCGAACTCCTGGATCACTGCCTCGAAACCATCGAAGACTACATCGAGACTGTCGACGACCACGGCCACACACAGTCCGAGACCGCAGTAATGGCACAGATGTACGAGGCGTTCCTCTACGGGTTCTGGGCCCCGTTCGCCAACCAGTACGCCGAGGCGTTGTCGTCACCGTCACGGACGCTGGACAACGTCCTACAACACCTCTACATCGAAGGAAAGAGCGACGCGGGAAAGGATAAGCTCACCGAGTACATCCTGCGACTTGTCTCCGACAACACGGTCATTTCCGGTGTGGATGCAGACGATGTCGGCGTCAAGGAAGTCCGCGGCGTCCGCGAATGGGACACGTGCTTTCCGTACGCCATCATCGACGCCGAAAAAGAGAAGATCCAGCGATGGAGCCCGATCCGAAACTACTGGGGCGACTGGACGCCCACCAGCGTCGATCAACCGTGTCTCATCTTCACGACCAACGACGCGCTCCCGAAATCCGAGTTCCGAAACCGAATGAAGATCCTGAGCATGGACGTCTCCTTTCCCTCCAATCCGGAGGACCCGGGCTTCCGCGAAGCCCAACAAGACCTCTCGGAGGTGTTGGAACGACAGAACCCGATCTTCAGTTATGTGGCCCGGCGAATGCTCACCGAACAACCATGGACCGACGGGAACGGTACAATCGAAGACGTCCGCCGCATTGTCCGCGAATTCTACGACGAAGCCGGTCGAGAGCAACCCGAGTACTTCCCCGCTGACGAACCGGCCGAGAAAACGTACGACACGGGACGGTTGAAGTGGCAGCGGGATATTCAAGGCGGCCGTGTCACGTTCGAGTCAGAACCGAATGCCATCACAGCCGACTTCGACCGCGAAGAGTACGAAGTGTACGACTACGAGAAGCGCCTCCCCAAACGATTCATGTCCGAAAAATCGTCCACAAGCGTCTACATCGGCGCACCCGAGGAATTCGCTGAATGGATCGGATATTCCGTCAACGAACTCCTGAACGGGGCGGCCGAAACCGGCACGGACATTGAACAGTCAGACCACACAGAAGACGCGTCGGATACCGACGACTCCGGTGGATTCTTTTCTCGACTGTTCGGAGACTAA
- the tnpA gene encoding IS200/IS605-like element ISNamo17 family transposase translates to MKTTRHATYNLNYHIVWLPKYRQSVLVNGVASRVRSILYEIADDKGVEILDLTVQPDHVHLFVSSPPKNEPALLANWFKGISSRKYNHRYADHDGEKIGWARGYYAGTAGHVSSETVENYIRQHKEGDS, encoded by the coding sequence ATGAAGACCACACGGCACGCGACCTACAACCTCAACTACCACATAGTGTGGTTGCCGAAGTACCGACAGTCGGTACTCGTCAACGGGGTCGCCAGTCGTGTCAGGTCCATCCTCTATGAAATAGCCGACGACAAAGGCGTCGAAATACTCGACCTCACCGTACAGCCCGACCACGTTCACCTGTTCGTCAGTAGCCCACCCAAGAACGAACCGGCACTACTCGCCAATTGGTTCAAGGGCATCTCCTCGCGCAAGTACAACCACCGATACGCCGACCACGACGGCGAGAAAATCGGATGGGCGCGAGGATACTACGCAGGGACCGCCGGGCACGTTTCGAGTGAGACTGTCGAGAACTACATCCGGCAACACAAGGAGGGCGATTCGTGA
- a CDS encoding RNA-guided endonuclease InsQ/TnpB family protein, producing the protein MTELTKTLELKLVDPNAHKRRKLRETREAYQNALQDAFDAGCTTQTEANDVVVNYDLSGYAKNALKKYVPQLTTTYNAGELHDDHPVRFTNEGLRLDHKPENAIEWYVKIPHHEDYHLWMPAQPNPEQREWLEALNAGDATMGESRLFERDGKWYLHVTATRDVEERSEGSAEERTPIGVDIGEASLVTVCHRDDHGSPTAPELWADEGKTVRRLRKTYFTAKRRLQTRGSDRIAESFGDDIWNQIDDVFHRVTREVVEYAESVENPVLVLEDLTHIRESMDYGDFMNRRLHGWGFAKLHAQIRYKAVEKGIPVETVNPRNTSKECHACGEVGYRSRQATFKCTNDACWMGEYQADVNGAINIADRYLSGESHSREHTDGDDSAEDGGRLTAPQDTQADATNQETLGTYAS; encoded by the coding sequence GTGACCGAACTCACGAAGACGCTGGAACTCAAACTTGTGGACCCGAACGCCCACAAGCGGAGGAAACTTCGTGAGACGCGAGAGGCGTACCAGAACGCCCTCCAAGACGCCTTCGACGCTGGGTGTACCACGCAGACCGAAGCGAACGACGTGGTGGTCAACTACGACCTGAGCGGGTACGCGAAGAACGCGCTCAAGAAGTACGTCCCGCAACTCACGACGACGTACAACGCGGGCGAACTTCACGACGACCACCCCGTCCGCTTCACGAACGAAGGGCTACGGCTCGACCACAAGCCCGAGAACGCTATCGAGTGGTACGTCAAAATCCCGCACCACGAGGACTACCACCTCTGGATGCCCGCCCAACCGAACCCTGAACAGCGCGAGTGGTTGGAAGCGTTAAACGCGGGAGACGCCACGATGGGCGAGAGTCGGCTGTTCGAGCGGGACGGAAAATGGTATCTCCACGTCACCGCCACCCGCGACGTAGAGGAACGCTCCGAGGGGTCCGCCGAAGAACGGACGCCCATCGGAGTAGACATCGGGGAAGCGTCACTCGTCACGGTGTGTCACCGCGACGACCACGGATCTCCGACCGCGCCCGAACTGTGGGCCGACGAAGGCAAGACCGTCCGTCGGCTCCGCAAGACCTACTTCACCGCCAAGCGCCGACTCCAGACGCGCGGAAGTGACCGTATCGCAGAGTCCTTCGGGGACGATATATGGAACCAGATAGACGACGTGTTCCACCGTGTTACCCGCGAGGTCGTGGAGTACGCTGAGTCCGTCGAGAATCCCGTTCTTGTTCTGGAAGACCTGACGCACATACGGGAGTCGATGGACTACGGTGACTTCATGAATCGGCGTCTCCACGGATGGGGATTCGCCAAACTCCACGCGCAGATACGCTACAAGGCCGTCGAGAAGGGCATCCCCGTCGAGACGGTGAACCCGCGCAACACGTCGAAAGAGTGCCACGCTTGCGGTGAAGTGGGGTATCGCTCGCGACAGGCGACGTTCAAGTGTACGAACGACGCTTGCTGGATGGGCGAGTACCAAGCGGACGTGAACGGCGCGATAAATATCGCAGACCGCTACCTCAGCGGTGAGAGCCATTCAAGAGAACACACGGATGGCGATGACTCGGCTGAGGATG